The proteins below are encoded in one region of Papaver somniferum cultivar HN1 unplaced genomic scaffold, ASM357369v1 unplaced-scaffold_31, whole genome shotgun sequence:
- the LOC113341792 gene encoding ankyrin repeat-containing protein NPR4-like isoform X3, producing the protein MEQNLRSKGDERMSKKYVLDGYEQLYYAAYDGDWEKANKFLENNPKAIREVITEELETALHIAVHRNHLVFIEEIVRFMPPEVLEYKARCYESTALQFAVMYGNLKAAELMVKKNRILTQICNCDGRVPLALALMHTTDAQKEIVEYLYSVTRDEYPSPFSGHGGASLLCDAINEEFYDISSSLVLRFPGLVSTRSKWSKQYGFEILVEKPFTFLSGARLTWWQRCIYSLIQVDMDAAHIHDNIVEEKNSWRIDERNKREKDNCSDSSESSETDEENPSQSIIETNNEDAGNPSKTSKEIKGNEKCHLESSEGVEWILRFKNRCRTNGEGNTAQLIFTEEHKGLVEKGEKWMKDTSGSCMLVAALVATVAFAAAFTVPGGNINDSNDSKNGSPVFLGRTSFMVFAVADALALFSSISSVLMFLAIYTSRYAEEDFLKSLPQKLIIGLGTLFISMATILVAFSASLFIILGDIFAWALIPITLLGCVPVVLFAFLQLPLFVEYVRSAYWGNLFWKHRYIEPTADLYNDIRKDN; encoded by the exons ATGGAGCAGAACCTTAGATCTA AGGGTGATGAGAGGATGAGTAAAAAGTATGTTTTGGATGGATACGAACAACTATACTATGCAGCATATGATGGTGACTGGGAAAAAGCTAATAAGTTTTTAGAAAACAATCCAAAAGCGATTCGAGAAGTGATCACTGAAGAACTAGAGACAGCCCTGCATATAGCCGTACACAGGAATCACCTGGTGTTTATAGAGGAGATTGTGAGATTCATGCCACCTGAAGTACTGGAATATAAAGCAAGATGTTACGAATCTACAGCACTTCAATTCGCTGTCATGTATGGAAATCTCAAAGCAGCTGAGCTGATGGTTAAGAAAAACCGGATATTGACCCAGATATGCAATTGTGACGGACGGGTACCCCTCGCTCTTGCTCTTATGCATACTACAGATGCACAGAAAGAGATAGTTGAGTACCTTTACTCTGTAACTAGAGATGAGTACCCAAGTCCGTTCTCGGGTCATGGTGGTGCTAGCCTGTTATGTGATGCAATTAATGAAGAGTTCTACG ATATATCGTCATCTCTTGTCCTACGATTTCCAGGGTTGGTGAGTACGAGGTCGAAGTGGTCTAAGCAATATGGATTTGAAATACTTGTTGAGAAGCCATTTACTTTTTTAAGTGGAGCTAGACTAACATGGTGGCAGCGTTGCATTTATTCGT TAATTCAAGTGGACATGGATGCTGCACATATCCATGACAACATAGTAGAAGAGAAAAACTCTTGGAGGATAGATGAAAGGAACAAAAGAGAAAAAGACAACTGTTCAGACAGCTCAGAAAGCAGTGAAACAGACGAAGAGAACCCTTCACAAAGCATAATAGAGACCAATAATGAGGATGCAGGGAACCCTTCAAAGACCTCAAAAGAAATCAAAGGAAATGAAAAGTGTCATTTGGAGAGCTCAGAG GGTGTGGAGTGGATCTTACGCTTCAAAAATAGGTGCAGGACAAATGGAGAGGGAAATACTGCTCAACTTATATTTACAGAGGAACATAAAGGCTTGGTTGAGAAAGGCGAGAAATGGATGAAGGATACATCTGGATCTTGCATGTTAGTAGCTGCCCTGGTTGCTACTGTAGCATTTGCAGCTGCCTTTACAGTCCCTGGAGGTAATATCAATGACAGTAATGACTCTAAGAACGGCAGCCCGGTTTTCCTCGGAAGGACATCGTTTATGGTATTTGCAGTAGCAGATGCTTTAGCTCTGTTCTCTTCTATCTCTTCAGTACTTATGTTTTTGGCTATATACACATCACGGTATGCAGAAGAAGATTTCCTCAAGTCTCTACCACAAAAACTGATCATAGGTCTTGGAACTCTGTTCATATCCATGGCCACCATATTGGTTGCTTTTAGTGCATCACTGTTTATTATCCTCGGAGATATATTTGCATGGGCACTGATTCCTATAACGCTGCTTGGCTGTGTTCCTGTAGTCTTGTTTGCGTTTTTGCAGTTACCATTGTTTGTTGAATATGTTCGTTCTGCGTACTGGGGTAACCTCTTCTGGAAACATAGATATATTGAACCTACAGCTGATCTATATAATGATATAAGAAAAGATAATTGA
- the LOC113341792 gene encoding ankyrin repeat-containing protein NPR4-like isoform X2: protein MPLINLYLFVSLSLSLTHTHTHSHIMSARELGDCDHRSQEEMIEIKTLLKVLVESQAKLAESQSQILNSQLSTQNQILEILKSIDNAGNNNTKDKDGHNFQNPSSSHCNKQQALTSSPATLLTPEGDTCSRNSTDEVAGNVKRATTVVYKETTQALSDDNHNEKYQQQPFDRQLSEFTGNHTTMEQNLRSKGDERMSKKYVLDGYEQLYYAAYDGDWEKANKFLENNPKAIREVITEELETALHIAVHRNHLVFIEEIVRFMPPEVLEYKARCYESTALQFAVMYGNLKAAELMVKKNRILTQICNCDGRVPLALALMHTTDAQKEIVEYLYSVTRDEYPSPFSGHGGASLLCDAINEEFYGLVSTRSKWSKQYGFEILVEKPFTFLSGARLTWWQRCIYSLIQVDMDAAHIHDNIVEEKNSWRIDERNKREKDNCSDSSESSETDEENPSQSIIETNNEDAGNPSKTSKEIKGNEKCHLESSEGVEWILRFKNRCRTNGEGNTAQLIFTEEHKGLVEKGEKWMKDTSGSCMLVAALVATVAFAAAFTVPGGNINDSNDSKNGSPVFLGRTSFMVFAVADALALFSSISSVLMFLAIYTSRYAEEDFLKSLPQKLIIGLGTLFISMATILVAFSASLFIILGDIFAWALIPITLLGCVPVVLFAFLQLPLFVEYVRSAYWGNLFWKHRYIEPTADLYNDIRKDN, encoded by the exons ATGCCTTTAATTAATCTTTATCTCTTTgtctcactctctctctctctcactcacacacacacacactcacATATCATGTCTGCTAGAGAATTGGGTGATTGTGATCATCGATCTCAGGAAGAAATGATTGAGATTAAAACTTTACTTAAAGTTCTTGTTGAATCCCAAGCTAAACTAGCTGAATCTCAATCTCAAATTTTAAACTCTCAATTAAGTACTCAAAACCAGATATTAGAGATATTAAAAAGTATTGATAACGCAGGTAATAATAATACAAAGGACAAGGATGGACATAATTTTCAGAACCCATCATCATCCCATTGTAATAAGCAGCAAG CTTTGACATCGTCACCAGCAACATTATTGACACCAGAAGGAGATACTTGCAGTAGAAATTCTACGGATGAAGTAGCAGGTAACGTGAAAAGAGCAACAACGGTAGTGTATAAAGAAACCACGCAGGCGTTATCTGATGACAATCATAATGAAAAATATCAGCAGCAGCCATTTGACCGTCAACTTAGTGAATTCACAGGAAATCATACGACCATGGAGCAGAACCTTAGATCTA AGGGTGATGAGAGGATGAGTAAAAAGTATGTTTTGGATGGATACGAACAACTATACTATGCAGCATATGATGGTGACTGGGAAAAAGCTAATAAGTTTTTAGAAAACAATCCAAAAGCGATTCGAGAAGTGATCACTGAAGAACTAGAGACAGCCCTGCATATAGCCGTACACAGGAATCACCTGGTGTTTATAGAGGAGATTGTGAGATTCATGCCACCTGAAGTACTGGAATATAAAGCAAGATGTTACGAATCTACAGCACTTCAATTCGCTGTCATGTATGGAAATCTCAAAGCAGCTGAGCTGATGGTTAAGAAAAACCGGATATTGACCCAGATATGCAATTGTGACGGACGGGTACCCCTCGCTCTTGCTCTTATGCATACTACAGATGCACAGAAAGAGATAGTTGAGTACCTTTACTCTGTAACTAGAGATGAGTACCCAAGTCCGTTCTCGGGTCATGGTGGTGCTAGCCTGTTATGTGATGCAATTAATGAAGAGTTCTACG GGTTGGTGAGTACGAGGTCGAAGTGGTCTAAGCAATATGGATTTGAAATACTTGTTGAGAAGCCATTTACTTTTTTAAGTGGAGCTAGACTAACATGGTGGCAGCGTTGCATTTATTCGT TAATTCAAGTGGACATGGATGCTGCACATATCCATGACAACATAGTAGAAGAGAAAAACTCTTGGAGGATAGATGAAAGGAACAAAAGAGAAAAAGACAACTGTTCAGACAGCTCAGAAAGCAGTGAAACAGACGAAGAGAACCCTTCACAAAGCATAATAGAGACCAATAATGAGGATGCAGGGAACCCTTCAAAGACCTCAAAAGAAATCAAAGGAAATGAAAAGTGTCATTTGGAGAGCTCAGAG GGTGTGGAGTGGATCTTACGCTTCAAAAATAGGTGCAGGACAAATGGAGAGGGAAATACTGCTCAACTTATATTTACAGAGGAACATAAAGGCTTGGTTGAGAAAGGCGAGAAATGGATGAAGGATACATCTGGATCTTGCATGTTAGTAGCTGCCCTGGTTGCTACTGTAGCATTTGCAGCTGCCTTTACAGTCCCTGGAGGTAATATCAATGACAGTAATGACTCTAAGAACGGCAGCCCGGTTTTCCTCGGAAGGACATCGTTTATGGTATTTGCAGTAGCAGATGCTTTAGCTCTGTTCTCTTCTATCTCTTCAGTACTTATGTTTTTGGCTATATACACATCACGGTATGCAGAAGAAGATTTCCTCAAGTCTCTACCACAAAAACTGATCATAGGTCTTGGAACTCTGTTCATATCCATGGCCACCATATTGGTTGCTTTTAGTGCATCACTGTTTATTATCCTCGGAGATATATTTGCATGGGCACTGATTCCTATAACGCTGCTTGGCTGTGTTCCTGTAGTCTTGTTTGCGTTTTTGCAGTTACCATTGTTTGTTGAATATGTTCGTTCTGCGTACTGGGGTAACCTCTTCTGGAAACATAGATATATTGAACCTACAGCTGATCTATATAATGATATAAGAAAAGATAATTGA
- the LOC113341792 gene encoding uncharacterized protein LOC113341792 isoform X4 gives MPLINLYLFVSLSLSLTHTHTHSHIMSARELGDCDHRSQEEMIEIKTLLKVLVESQAKLAESQSQILNSQLSTQNQILEILKSIDNAGNNNTKDKDGHNFQNPSSSHCNKQQALTSSPATLLTPEGDTCSRNSTDEVAGNVKRATTVVYKETTQALSDDNHNEKYQQQPFDRQLSEFTGNHTTMEQNLRSKGDERMSKKYVLDGYEQLYYAAYDGDWEKANKFLENNPKAIREVITEELETALHIAVHRNHLVFIEEIVRFMPPEVLEYKARCYESTALQFAVMYGNLKAAELMVKKNRILTQICNCDGRVPLALALMHTTDAQKEIVEYLYSVTRDEYPSPFSGHGGASLLCDAINEEFYDISSSLVLRFPGLVSTRSKWSKQYGFEILVEKPFTFLSGARLTWWQRCIYSLIQVDMDAAHIHDNIVEEKNSWRIDERNKREKDNCSDSSESSETDEENPSQSIIETNNEDAGNPSKTSKEIKGNEKCHLESSEVTYQLPYMDVMPVSLSG, from the exons ATGCCTTTAATTAATCTTTATCTCTTTgtctcactctctctctctctcactcacacacacacacactcacATATCATGTCTGCTAGAGAATTGGGTGATTGTGATCATCGATCTCAGGAAGAAATGATTGAGATTAAAACTTTACTTAAAGTTCTTGTTGAATCCCAAGCTAAACTAGCTGAATCTCAATCTCAAATTTTAAACTCTCAATTAAGTACTCAAAACCAGATATTAGAGATATTAAAAAGTATTGATAACGCAGGTAATAATAATACAAAGGACAAGGATGGACATAATTTTCAGAACCCATCATCATCCCATTGTAATAAGCAGCAAG CTTTGACATCGTCACCAGCAACATTATTGACACCAGAAGGAGATACTTGCAGTAGAAATTCTACGGATGAAGTAGCAGGTAACGTGAAAAGAGCAACAACGGTAGTGTATAAAGAAACCACGCAGGCGTTATCTGATGACAATCATAATGAAAAATATCAGCAGCAGCCATTTGACCGTCAACTTAGTGAATTCACAGGAAATCATACGACCATGGAGCAGAACCTTAGATCTA AGGGTGATGAGAGGATGAGTAAAAAGTATGTTTTGGATGGATACGAACAACTATACTATGCAGCATATGATGGTGACTGGGAAAAAGCTAATAAGTTTTTAGAAAACAATCCAAAAGCGATTCGAGAAGTGATCACTGAAGAACTAGAGACAGCCCTGCATATAGCCGTACACAGGAATCACCTGGTGTTTATAGAGGAGATTGTGAGATTCATGCCACCTGAAGTACTGGAATATAAAGCAAGATGTTACGAATCTACAGCACTTCAATTCGCTGTCATGTATGGAAATCTCAAAGCAGCTGAGCTGATGGTTAAGAAAAACCGGATATTGACCCAGATATGCAATTGTGACGGACGGGTACCCCTCGCTCTTGCTCTTATGCATACTACAGATGCACAGAAAGAGATAGTTGAGTACCTTTACTCTGTAACTAGAGATGAGTACCCAAGTCCGTTCTCGGGTCATGGTGGTGCTAGCCTGTTATGTGATGCAATTAATGAAGAGTTCTACG ATATATCGTCATCTCTTGTCCTACGATTTCCAGGGTTGGTGAGTACGAGGTCGAAGTGGTCTAAGCAATATGGATTTGAAATACTTGTTGAGAAGCCATTTACTTTTTTAAGTGGAGCTAGACTAACATGGTGGCAGCGTTGCATTTATTCGT TAATTCAAGTGGACATGGATGCTGCACATATCCATGACAACATAGTAGAAGAGAAAAACTCTTGGAGGATAGATGAAAGGAACAAAAGAGAAAAAGACAACTGTTCAGACAGCTCAGAAAGCAGTGAAACAGACGAAGAGAACCCTTCACAAAGCATAATAGAGACCAATAATGAGGATGCAGGGAACCCTTCAAAGACCTCAAAAGAAATCAAAGGAAATGAAAAGTGTCATTTGGAGAGCTCAGAG GTTACTTACCAATTACCGTACATGGATGTGATGCCAGTTAGTCTGTCTGGCTAG
- the LOC113341793 gene encoding uncharacterized protein LOC113341793 isoform X1, which translates to MASGGEDFYSVLGVKKECTVSELRNAYKKLAMRWHPDRCSASGNSKFIEESKKKFQSIQEAYSVLSNANKRFMYDLGLYKNDDDDDDDNEMGDFLGEMVDLMAQTKPNENAKAETFEDLQVLFEVMVQDNMQAFNSAPSFPASNSRNNSTNTISKRNCVDLNSYSGWEKMDFRPAESHGQNFCLGADGGLDDSRGRRGSSKRRTVGKQKSSSQHNMSSHDSKISV; encoded by the exons ATGGCTAGTGGGGGTGAAGATTTTTACTCTGTTTTGGGGGTGAAGAAAGAATGTACGGTTTCAGAGTTGAGGAATGCTTATAAGAAGTTAGCTATG AGATGGCATCCTGATAGATGTTCAGCTTCAGGGAATTCGAAGTTTATTGAGGAATCTAAGAAGAAGTTTCAATCAATTCAAGAAGCTTATTCAG ttTTATCAAATGCGAATAAAAGATTCATGTATGATTTAGGATTGTacaaaaatgatgatgatgatgacgacgatAAT GAAATGGGAGATTTTTTGGGAGAAATGGTTGATTTAATGGCTCAAACTAAACCCAAT GAAAATGCCAAGGCAGAGACTTTCGAGGACCTTCAAGTATTGTTCGAGGTAATGGTCCAAGATAATATGCAAGCTTTCAATTCTGCTCCATCATTCCCAGCTTCAAACAGTAGAAACAACAGCACAAACACAATTTCTAAGCGAAACTGTGTAGACTTAAATAGTTACTCCGGATGGGAGAAAATGGACTTTAGACCGGCCGAATCTCATGGCCAGAATTTCTGTTTAGGG GCGGACGGAGGCTTGGATGATTCAAGAGGCAGAAGAGGAAGTTCGAAACGCAGAACTGTAGGAAAACAAAAGTCATCTTCTCAGCACAACATGTCTTCTCATGACTCTAAAATTTCGGTTTGA
- the LOC113341793 gene encoding uncharacterized protein LOC113341793 isoform X2: MASGGEDFYSVLGVKKECTVSELRNAYKKLAMRWHPDRCSASGNSKFIEESKKKFQSIQEAYSVLSNANKRFMYDLGLYKNDDDDDDDNEMGDFLGEMVDLMAQTKPNENAKAETFEDLQVLFEADGGLDDSRGRRGSSKRRTVGKQKSSSQHNMSSHDSKISV, translated from the exons ATGGCTAGTGGGGGTGAAGATTTTTACTCTGTTTTGGGGGTGAAGAAAGAATGTACGGTTTCAGAGTTGAGGAATGCTTATAAGAAGTTAGCTATG AGATGGCATCCTGATAGATGTTCAGCTTCAGGGAATTCGAAGTTTATTGAGGAATCTAAGAAGAAGTTTCAATCAATTCAAGAAGCTTATTCAG ttTTATCAAATGCGAATAAAAGATTCATGTATGATTTAGGATTGTacaaaaatgatgatgatgatgacgacgatAAT GAAATGGGAGATTTTTTGGGAGAAATGGTTGATTTAATGGCTCAAACTAAACCCAAT GAAAATGCCAAGGCAGAGACTTTCGAGGACCTTCAAGTATTGTTCGAG GCGGACGGAGGCTTGGATGATTCAAGAGGCAGAAGAGGAAGTTCGAAACGCAGAACTGTAGGAAAACAAAAGTCATCTTCTCAGCACAACATGTCTTCTCATGACTCTAAAATTTCGGTTTGA
- the LOC113341792 gene encoding ankyrin repeat-containing protein NPR4-like isoform X1 produces the protein MPLINLYLFVSLSLSLTHTHTHSHIMSARELGDCDHRSQEEMIEIKTLLKVLVESQAKLAESQSQILNSQLSTQNQILEILKSIDNAGNNNTKDKDGHNFQNPSSSHCNKQQALTSSPATLLTPEGDTCSRNSTDEVAGNVKRATTVVYKETTQALSDDNHNEKYQQQPFDRQLSEFTGNHTTMEQNLRSKGDERMSKKYVLDGYEQLYYAAYDGDWEKANKFLENNPKAIREVITEELETALHIAVHRNHLVFIEEIVRFMPPEVLEYKARCYESTALQFAVMYGNLKAAELMVKKNRILTQICNCDGRVPLALALMHTTDAQKEIVEYLYSVTRDEYPSPFSGHGGASLLCDAINEEFYDISSSLVLRFPGLVSTRSKWSKQYGFEILVEKPFTFLSGARLTWWQRCIYSLIQVDMDAAHIHDNIVEEKNSWRIDERNKREKDNCSDSSESSETDEENPSQSIIETNNEDAGNPSKTSKEIKGNEKCHLESSEGVEWILRFKNRCRTNGEGNTAQLIFTEEHKGLVEKGEKWMKDTSGSCMLVAALVATVAFAAAFTVPGGNINDSNDSKNGSPVFLGRTSFMVFAVADALALFSSISSVLMFLAIYTSRYAEEDFLKSLPQKLIIGLGTLFISMATILVAFSASLFIILGDIFAWALIPITLLGCVPVVLFAFLQLPLFVEYVRSAYWGNLFWKHRYIEPTADLYNDIRKDN, from the exons ATGCCTTTAATTAATCTTTATCTCTTTgtctcactctctctctctctcactcacacacacacacactcacATATCATGTCTGCTAGAGAATTGGGTGATTGTGATCATCGATCTCAGGAAGAAATGATTGAGATTAAAACTTTACTTAAAGTTCTTGTTGAATCCCAAGCTAAACTAGCTGAATCTCAATCTCAAATTTTAAACTCTCAATTAAGTACTCAAAACCAGATATTAGAGATATTAAAAAGTATTGATAACGCAGGTAATAATAATACAAAGGACAAGGATGGACATAATTTTCAGAACCCATCATCATCCCATTGTAATAAGCAGCAAG CTTTGACATCGTCACCAGCAACATTATTGACACCAGAAGGAGATACTTGCAGTAGAAATTCTACGGATGAAGTAGCAGGTAACGTGAAAAGAGCAACAACGGTAGTGTATAAAGAAACCACGCAGGCGTTATCTGATGACAATCATAATGAAAAATATCAGCAGCAGCCATTTGACCGTCAACTTAGTGAATTCACAGGAAATCATACGACCATGGAGCAGAACCTTAGATCTA AGGGTGATGAGAGGATGAGTAAAAAGTATGTTTTGGATGGATACGAACAACTATACTATGCAGCATATGATGGTGACTGGGAAAAAGCTAATAAGTTTTTAGAAAACAATCCAAAAGCGATTCGAGAAGTGATCACTGAAGAACTAGAGACAGCCCTGCATATAGCCGTACACAGGAATCACCTGGTGTTTATAGAGGAGATTGTGAGATTCATGCCACCTGAAGTACTGGAATATAAAGCAAGATGTTACGAATCTACAGCACTTCAATTCGCTGTCATGTATGGAAATCTCAAAGCAGCTGAGCTGATGGTTAAGAAAAACCGGATATTGACCCAGATATGCAATTGTGACGGACGGGTACCCCTCGCTCTTGCTCTTATGCATACTACAGATGCACAGAAAGAGATAGTTGAGTACCTTTACTCTGTAACTAGAGATGAGTACCCAAGTCCGTTCTCGGGTCATGGTGGTGCTAGCCTGTTATGTGATGCAATTAATGAAGAGTTCTACG ATATATCGTCATCTCTTGTCCTACGATTTCCAGGGTTGGTGAGTACGAGGTCGAAGTGGTCTAAGCAATATGGATTTGAAATACTTGTTGAGAAGCCATTTACTTTTTTAAGTGGAGCTAGACTAACATGGTGGCAGCGTTGCATTTATTCGT TAATTCAAGTGGACATGGATGCTGCACATATCCATGACAACATAGTAGAAGAGAAAAACTCTTGGAGGATAGATGAAAGGAACAAAAGAGAAAAAGACAACTGTTCAGACAGCTCAGAAAGCAGTGAAACAGACGAAGAGAACCCTTCACAAAGCATAATAGAGACCAATAATGAGGATGCAGGGAACCCTTCAAAGACCTCAAAAGAAATCAAAGGAAATGAAAAGTGTCATTTGGAGAGCTCAGAG GGTGTGGAGTGGATCTTACGCTTCAAAAATAGGTGCAGGACAAATGGAGAGGGAAATACTGCTCAACTTATATTTACAGAGGAACATAAAGGCTTGGTTGAGAAAGGCGAGAAATGGATGAAGGATACATCTGGATCTTGCATGTTAGTAGCTGCCCTGGTTGCTACTGTAGCATTTGCAGCTGCCTTTACAGTCCCTGGAGGTAATATCAATGACAGTAATGACTCTAAGAACGGCAGCCCGGTTTTCCTCGGAAGGACATCGTTTATGGTATTTGCAGTAGCAGATGCTTTAGCTCTGTTCTCTTCTATCTCTTCAGTACTTATGTTTTTGGCTATATACACATCACGGTATGCAGAAGAAGATTTCCTCAAGTCTCTACCACAAAAACTGATCATAGGTCTTGGAACTCTGTTCATATCCATGGCCACCATATTGGTTGCTTTTAGTGCATCACTGTTTATTATCCTCGGAGATATATTTGCATGGGCACTGATTCCTATAACGCTGCTTGGCTGTGTTCCTGTAGTCTTGTTTGCGTTTTTGCAGTTACCATTGTTTGTTGAATATGTTCGTTCTGCGTACTGGGGTAACCTCTTCTGGAAACATAGATATATTGAACCTACAGCTGATCTATATAATGATATAAGAAAAGATAATTGA